A stretch of Arachis hypogaea cultivar Tifrunner chromosome 15, arahy.Tifrunner.gnm2.J5K5, whole genome shotgun sequence DNA encodes these proteins:
- the LOC112749290 gene encoding S-protein homolog 5, whose product MTISSKSLSKVVIMLILVSFNLNMSMSADTLLNPWGTVHVTINNKLNNKQLFFRCKDKHWDSNPQVAPIGQSWTFHFRNNPFANYLFFCSFGWVEGGISVVRRFDIYDAGRDDDVCQQCTWDISEKGPCRVSGYQAPACYAWKPENV is encoded by the coding sequence ATGACGATCTCATCAAAATCACTCTCTAAGGTTGTAATAATGCTCATACTTGTTTCTTTCAATCTCAATATGAGTATGAGTGCTGATACGCTTCTTAATCCTTGGGGGACCGTTCATGTGACCATTAACAACAAACTGAACAATAAGCAGCTTTTTTTTCGTTGCAAGGATAAACATTGGGATTCAAATCCCCAAGTAGCTCCAATTGGTCAAAGTTGGACTTTTCATTTTCGTAATAACCCTTTTGCaaattatttgttcttctgtaGCTTTGGTTGGGTAGAGGGGGGAATATCCGTAGTACGTCGCTTTGATATTTATGATGCTGGACGTGACGATGATGTATGCCAACAGTGTACTTGGGACATCTCCGAAAAAGGTCCATGTAGGGTTTCGGGTTATCAGGCTCCTGCATGTTATGCTTGGAAACCGGAAAATGTATAG